CTCTTTGAAGTATATAACACATGATAAGCTACTCATTGTTTCAGAGACTACCCCAGTTTTATAAGAGATGAATCTAAAATTTATTAACGAAACTTTTCCTCCTTCAAAGTTATGATTTTAAATACTCAGATACTTTGAAAATCTCTggatgtgttttcttctttttcactcaTAGGCATCATCTCACTGAATCAATGATCCCTGAATGAAAAACTATAAGTTATTGTTATaggaatgaaaatatttactcGGAAAGGTATTCTTTAATCAGTCTTATAGACACACATTCCTTAGCAAgttttattgtatatatgtttatattctaTTTGGTAATTTTTATAACTGTTTTGCTATATTTACCTTTACCATTCAAAATCTGCTTTATGTTTGGACCAATAGAAAAAGTGACATTTCTCTTAGTATTTTGAGCATGTTGAAGAAGCTGTGTGGGCTGTGGAAGTCTTAAAAGAATCCGATAGACCCGTGGCAGTTACCATGTGCATAGGCCCAGAGGGAGACATGCATGATACAACCCCCGGAGAATGTGCCATGAGGCTGGTGAAGGCAGGTAATTTGGACCCATACAGTGATACACAGCTCAGTTGTTGCTTGTGAAATTTAACAAAGTGTGCTTGATACTGTGAGAGCAGTttggaaataaaagaattaactccaatcagttttctcatctgtaaatcgtgggaggtggagggggatAGCTAACCTCTAAGGTACCTTccaactattaaaaaaataagaataaacaaataaataaataagtaataaaatgtaAGTGTTATTTCTTTGCACAGGGGCTTCCATCGTTGGCGTGAACTGCCGCTTTGGGCCCGAGACCAGCTTGAAGACGATGGAGCTCATGAAGGAGGGTCTTGAGCGGGCAGGGCTGAAAGCGCACCTCATGGTGCAGCCCCTGGGGTTCCACACGCCCGACTGTGGCAAAGAGGGGTTTGTGGACCTCCCAGAATATCCCTTTGGTAAGCTCAGGTGCATAGTAGAGGTCTTTGTATTTCTCGTTGTGACAAAATCCAAATGGCTATAATAAATCGTGGCTCAGTTTTACAATAAGAAACTGCATATGACAAAACATTCAGTGTTAACCAAAAATGAGCTACCAGAAGAATGCATCATCTaaagtttacaatttttttaatcagaaaaactGCTCATTATAGCATCCACCATTTGAAAATGAGAACAGTAACAGAAATGCTGTTAACTATTGTGATACAGGACTGGAGTCCAGAGTTGCCACCAGATGGGATATTCAAAAATATGCCAGAGAAGCCTACAACCTGGGGGTCCGGTACATTGGCGGGTGCTGTGGATTTGAGCCCTACCACATCAGGGCAATTGCAGAGGAGCTGGCCCCAGAAAGGGGCTTTTTGCCACCAGCTTCAGAAAAACATGGCAGCTGGGGAAGTGGTTTGGACATGCACACCAAACCCTGGATTAGAGCAAggtaagcatttttaaattaacattcttattattttcctttaatctaattttgtttattgttgtaaATGTTATGCATGCACATGGCAAAAAGTATAGAAACGTATAAAGCGAAAAGTAAAAATTATCCCCTTCCTGACACCAGTCCCATTTCCATAATTGTCTTCAGTCCCTTCGGGCTGTTAGAacaataccataaactgggtggcttatacacaacagaaatttctttctcagttctggaggctgcaaagtccaagatcaaggtgtcagcagattcaatgtctggtgaAGGCCTTATAGATGGTAAAGGCCATCTCTAAGGAAGCAGGCATTCCTTACAGATGATACCTGCTTCCTGTGTTCTTACATGGTAGATGGGGCACCACAGCTCCCTGGGggctcttttcttttattttctttcttttttttttttttgttttttttgtttttgagacagcatctgactctgttgcccaggctgcagtgcaatggcgcaatcttggttcactgcaacctctgcctcccagcttcaagtaattctcctgcctcagcatcccgagtagctgggattacaggcgcccaccaccacacccgattaatttttgtattttagtagggatggggttccaccatgttacccaggctggtctcaaactcctgacctcatgatccacctgcctccgcctcccaaagtgctgggattagagtgGGGCCTCTACTAGTCCCATTCATCAGgcctccaccctcatgacccaatcacctcccagtggctccacctcctaatatcatcacattggtgactaggtttcaacatatgcattgtGGGGGACACGGACGATCAGACCAGGGCACAGAGGAAACCTGCTTGTCATTTGTAGTTTGAAATCTTGTACCTCTATTTCTTTCGTCATCAGTTTTAAGTGGCTATTATTGATAACCCTTTATGAAAGCTGAGGGATTTAAAGCTGAGGGAAAGTCTTCCCCTTTCCCCCATTCTCCTTTTCCCAGTTTTGATtcattacacttttattttttctgttggaTATCatctttttaagttaaatttacatatttaaccACCTGTTTCTTAGTTCATCAATATAAGGCAGGAATCTCTTGACTCCActctctgtaaaataagaatagattgccttctgcttctttccaccttctctctctcatctaCCCCTTGGTGTCTCTCGGTTTTACCATACTTTACTATCATCAAGGTTTATAACCATTTTGTTCTATTCTATAGTTATAATTGTCTTTCAAGCATTCTCTGTAGGTTgatcctaaaaatataaaatcagtgaataacatttacaatattattataattgttacatTAAACAAGCAGGACTCATGAAACATAATTAGaactcacttttatttttgtctccctCTATCCTTTTAAACCTACTCAATGaattccttcctttgttcctattTGAAAATACTGACATGCTCTAGAACTTCTCTGGGTGCTCTTAGGCAATGGAAAGTTCCATAATCACTTTATTTCACAGGTAGTCTCAGTTCAGTAATTAAAAGTGTTTAGGACTgggcagtgactcacacctgtaatcctagcactttgggtggatcacctgagctcagcagttcaagaccagcctggccaacatggcaaaacctcatctctactaaaaatacaaaagttagcctggcgtggtggcaggagcctataatcccagctacttgggaggctgaggcaggagaatcacttgaatccagtggggtggaggttgcagtgagccaagattgcgccacttcactccagcccggggaatagagcgaaactccacctcaaaatgaacaaacaaaaaaaccccccaaaataaaaaataaacaaaagtgttCAGGTTCATGGCAAATCAAAACTCAGAGCATGTTTGAAACTTGAAGCTTCTCCCTTTGTCCAGCAACAGCCTTCCACAGACAGGAAACCAGGAAAGGCCAACGtgctgcttctctttctctgtcttatgCTCCCAACCCTCCCTTCCCATCTGCTACCCATGGTTTCTGGCCTCCTCAGATTCAAAGTAAGAAGAGAGAGGGTGGACGAAGGAGTAAGACTGTTGTTGCTTGCCTGGCACCCTGATAGGAAGCCGGCATGCTTTGAGCCTGGCAGATCTTTGTGAGCATGCTCATGGGTCTTCAGAGGCTTCCACTGGAAACTTTTGTCTGTAGTTCTCATGCCACACACATTTTTCTGACTGTGACTTCCACCTCAGACAGTGGCTTTTTCAACCAGATCACTGCAGATATACTCTGATTTGGGGGTCCCATTGTCCTTCCTGGTGATTCTCTCGGGCCAGATTTTAGATAGCTCAGGCTGGCTCTCTTGCTCTCATTAAACTCAAAACAGCTTTCACCCTTCCTTTCTACAGACAAGCCCTGAGAGTGTGGTCTGACCCCAATTTAACAGCATCCCTTTTGCCCACAAGCAAAGTAGCTGGCCCATTGTTCTCTTGTGGTCTAGATTTTCCAGGGGAGAGTCAGGTGAGTCATCTGGCTGGTTCGTAGCCACCTCCTTTAAACTTCAGCTCAGTGTCTGTCTTGCAACTCCCCTTGATACCTAAAATCCATCATACCTTGGTGTTTCCAGTCAAACTTCCAATCTAATACTCTGTTGCAGGAATAATAGAAAATTGTTGCATTTAGAAAAACGTTCACTGTAGAACAAAGTAGTGTTCTGCAGTGTTCTGGGTCCCTTTATCCATGGGACCATGGATAAAGAGAAATAATCCTATTTACAAAACTTAAGCTACCTGTTGGAGAATGTTCCAAGCATCAAGGTCAAATGAATTTTCTTCTCTTACATTCCCATGGATATATTGTCCAAATCCATGCCATATTTCAATTGGCTTCATACTTGGTCTGACTTTCTTCGTATAGCTTTTGATTTTCAAGGGATTTCTGATTAACTTCCTTTTtcattgttgaaagaaaaataacagggCTTCACTTTCCCTGAGGTCTTATAATTACTGTTCTGTTATGGATCATTgtatttcacacacacactctcatactctttctctctcctctgtctctccatGTAGATAAtcttttgtgtatgtatatgtgtatatatatacatgtatataattccATCCCCCTTCCATCTTCTAGAACTAGTCACAACCTCTGCTGTCTTCTCTTTGTTCAGTACTCTTATGTACTTCACCCGTTTtgtgcttatttattcatttcagtgGGATTGAAAGTCTTCATTTTTGGACTGGAAAAACTTGCCTAATGCAAATTTACTTAGGTTGTAAAAGTAGGCAAGAATCATTTAGCCGAAACTTTCTTCTAGGGGATATGGATATTTACCAGAGAAGATGGTTTGTATATGtgtcatactttttaaaaagtactaaatataaatataatcaaaaGGTGAGGAAACATACTTTactgatgatgaaaatattttaaataagtgagAAGTTTATTTAATTATCATCTGCTAGGAATCCTTAAAATTCATTAGCTATTAGAATTAAAACGTTATTCTATAGACCAAAGCAAGAAGACACCCTTTGTACCGACTCCCAAACCTACTGATATTCACAGAAATTTACGACTACACAATAAACACTAGATTTCTGACATCTTATCACCCAAAAATATTGATTTACTCATTGTTTTGTAAGTGAAgtagaaaaaatgataaaaatatatttatcagaaATGACTGTGACCAGGGACCTTTGTACTCTTTTTCCT
This DNA window, taken from Macaca fascicularis isolate 582-1 chromosome 6, T2T-MFA8v1.1, encodes the following:
- the BHMT2 gene encoding S-methylmethionine--homocysteine S-methyltransferase BHMT2 isoform X3 — protein: MEFLRAGSNVMQTFTFSASEDNMESKWEDVNAAACDLAREVAGKGDALVAGGICQTSIYKYHKDETRIKKLFRQQLEVFAWKKVDFLIAEYFEHVEEAVWAVEVLKESDRPVAVTMCIGPEGDMHDTTPGECAMRLVKAGASIVGVNCRFGPETSLKTMELMKEGLERAGLKAHLMVQPLGFHTPDCGKEGFVDLPEYPFGLESRVATRWDIQKYAREAYNLGVRYIGGCCGFEPYHIRAIAEELAPERGFLPPASEKHGSWGSGLDMHTKPWIRARARREYWENLLPASGRPFCPSLSKPDA
- the BHMT2 gene encoding S-methylmethionine--homocysteine S-methyltransferase BHMT2 isoform X1 gives rise to the protein MAPAGRPGAKKGILERLESGEVVIGDGSFLITLEKRGYVKAGLWTPEAVIEHPDAVRQLHMEFLRAGSNVMQTFTFSASEDNMESKWEDVNAAACDLAREVAGKGDALVAGGICQTSIYKYHKDETRIKKLFRQQLEVFAWKKVDFLIAEYFEHVEEAVWAVEVLKESDRPVAVTMCIGPEGDMHDTTPGECAMRLVKAGASIVGVNCRFGPETSLKTMELMKEGLERAGLKAHLMVQPLGFHTPDCGKEGFVDLPEYPFGLESRVATRWDIQKYAREAYNLGVRYIGGCCGFEPYHIRAIAEELAPERGFLPPASEKHGSWGSGLDMHTKPWIRARARREYWENLLPASGRPFCPSLSKPDA
- the BHMT2 gene encoding S-methylmethionine--homocysteine S-methyltransferase BHMT2 isoform X2, with product MAPAGRPGAKKGILERLESGEVVIGDGSFLITLEKRGYVKAGLWTPEAVIEHPDAVRQLHMEFLRAGSNVMQTFTFSASEDNMESKYFEHVEEAVWAVEVLKESDRPVAVTMCIGPEGDMHDTTPGECAMRLVKAGASIVGVNCRFGPETSLKTMELMKEGLERAGLKAHLMVQPLGFHTPDCGKEGFVDLPEYPFGLESRVATRWDIQKYAREAYNLGVRYIGGCCGFEPYHIRAIAEELAPERGFLPPASEKHGSWGSGLDMHTKPWIRARARREYWENLLPASGRPFCPSLSKPDA
- the BHMT2 gene encoding S-methylmethionine--homocysteine S-methyltransferase BHMT2 isoform X4 — translated: MEFLRAGSNVMQTFTFSASEDNMESKYFEHVEEAVWAVEVLKESDRPVAVTMCIGPEGDMHDTTPGECAMRLVKAGASIVGVNCRFGPETSLKTMELMKEGLERAGLKAHLMVQPLGFHTPDCGKEGFVDLPEYPFGLESRVATRWDIQKYAREAYNLGVRYIGGCCGFEPYHIRAIAEELAPERGFLPPASEKHGSWGSGLDMHTKPWIRARARREYWENLLPASGRPFCPSLSKPDA